CGAATTTCCCCAGTACTACCCCCGTCCCGGCTGGGTGGAGCACAACGCCAGCGAAATCTGGGAGGTGACCCTGCGCGTGTGCGCGGCGGCGCTGGAGCGCGCCGGCATCGGTGCGGCGGAACTGACCGCCATCGGCATCACCAATCAGCGCGAGACCACCGTGCTGTGGGATCGGCGCACCGGTGAGCCGGTGTGTCCGGCGATCGTATGGCAGTGTCGGCGCTCGGCGGAGATTTGTGCGGAGCTGCAGCGGGCCGGCAAAGCCGGGTGGCTGCGGCAGAAAACCGGACTGGTGCTGGATCCCTATTTCTCCGCCAGCAAGCTGCAGTGGCTGTTTCGCGAGCAGCCCGAACTGCTGGCGCGGGCCCGCGCCGGCGAACTGTGTTTCGGCACCATCGACAGCTGGCTGATCTGGAAGATGAGCGGCGGCCGCGCGCACCTGACCGACCACAGCAACGCCAGTCGTACCCTGCTGTACAACCTCGAGCAGCGTTGTTGGGATCCGGACCTGCTGGCGCTGTTCGGGTGCCCGGAAGCTGTGCTGCCACAAATCCGCCCCTCTGCCGGGCGTTTCACCACCACCGATGCGGAGGCCTTCCTCGGCGCGACGGTCGATATTTGCGGCGTGGCCGGCGATCAGCAGGCGGCGCTGTTCGGCCAGGGGTGTACCCGCCCCGGCAGCGTCAAGAATACCTACGGTACCGGCTGCTTTATGCTCGCCTGCGCCGGCGAAGAGCGCCCGGTGGCTCCGCCGGGACTGCTGACCACCATCGCCTGCGGGCCCGACGGCGGTCCCCTGTATGCACTGGAAGGCGCGGTGTTCCATGCCGGCTCGGCGGTGCAGTGGCTGCGCGACGAGCTGGGCGTGATCCGCGAGGCGGCCGACACCGAGACCATCGCCCATCGCATCCCGGATACCCGCGGCGTCTACCTGGTGCCGGCGTTCAGCGGCCTCGGCGCACCGCACTGGGATCCCCATGCGCGCGGTACCATTTGCGGCCTCACCCGCGGCGCCGGCAAGGCGGAACTGGTGCGCGCGACGCTGGAGTCCATCGCCTACCAGAGCGAAGAACTGGCGCAGCTTATGGGCGAGGCCCTCGGTGTGGGCATCAGCCATATCCGTGCCGACGGCGGGGCCAGCGCCAACAATTTCCTGATGCAGTTCCAGGCGGATATTTCGCGGGTGCGGGTAGAGCGCCCGCGCCAGATCGAGTCCACTGCCGTGGGCGCGGCACTGCTGGCGGGGATCGGCGCCGGCCTGTGGAGCGCGGATGCGCTGCCCGGCTGCTTGCGGGAACTGGAGCGCGACTTTGTACCGCAGATGGCGGAGGCACGGCGCGACCAGTTGCTGCAGGGTTGGCAAAAAGCCGTCGCCGCCTGCCGCGCATTCTGATCCCAGCGGCCTATCCTCGAGTCAGGTTTTGATTGGAGGTGAATCCATGAGCGTCATTGATGAGATGCAGGCGACCATCGCCGAGATGGTCGATGGTCGCCGCGGTATCCTGGCTGCGGACGAGAGCAGCGGCACCATCGCCAAGCGCTTTGATGCGATCGGCGTCGAGTCCAGCGAGGAGAATCGCCGCTTTTACCGTTCGCGGCTGCTGTCGGCCGAGGGGCTCGGCGACTATGTGTGCGGTGTCATCCTGTTCGAGGAGACGTTGTCCCAGGCCGACGATGCGGGCATTCCGCTGCCGCAAGTGGCGGCAGCGCAGAAGATTGTGCCCGGTATCAAGGTGGACAAGGGCAAGGGCCCGCTGCCCGGGGCTCCGGGCGACATGATTACCTATGGCCTCGACGGTCTCGCCGAGCGACTCGATGGCTACAAGCAGCAGGGGGCGCGCTTCGCCAAATGGCGCGAGGTCTACCCCATAGGCCCGTCCAACCCCTCCCGGCTGGGGCTTACCGCCAATGCCGAAATGCTCGCCCGCTATGCGGCGGTATGCCAGGCGCAGGGCGTAGTGCCGATCGTCGAACCGGAAGTGCTGATCGACGGCGAGCACAGCATCGAGCAGGCGGCCGAAGTCAACGAGGTGGTTTGGCACGAGGTCTTTCACGCGCTGCACCGGCACGGCGTGGTGCTCGAACTGATGATCCTCAAGCCCAGCATGGTCACGCCGGGTAAGGAGTGTGCCAAAGCGCCCCCGGAGCAGGTGGCCGAGTACACGCTGCGCAGCCTGCGCCGCGCGGTGCCGGCGGCGGTGCCGAGTATCAATTTCCTGTCCGGCGGCCAGGGTCCAGAGGAGGCCACGGTCAACCTGAACGCCCTCAACCAGCTGTGGCAGTCGCCCTGGCAGCTCAGCTTTTCCTATGGTCGTGCGCTGCAGGAGCCGGCGTTGAAAGCCTGGGGGGGCGACGCTGCCAATGGGCCCGCGGCTCAGGACGCGCTGCTAAAGCGGGCGCGATTGAACCACCTGGCGATGCTCGGTGATTATGAGCCATCCCTGGAGGCTGACTAGTGCGGCCACCGCACTGCCGTCAAATGACAACAATTGGCACGGATAATAACGATAAACACAAGATGGGGAGAGAGTCATGGAATTTGTTTCGCGTGGTCACCGCCTGCACTATCGGCGCTGGTGGGTTGAAGGGGCGCTGGGCGCGGTTGTCATCTCGCATGGGCTCGGTGAGCACAGTGGCCGTTATCGGGCGCTGGCGCGCACTCTGAACGGTGCCGGTTTCAGCGTCTACGCCCTGGATCACTTCGGGCACGGCGAGTCCGAAGGGCGGCGCGGGCATATCGAAGACTTTGCCCATTACAGCGAAGATCTGTACCACTTCCTGCGCGTAGTGCGGCAGGAGATGGACAGCGAACCGCGTGCCGGTGGCGGGCGCCCGCTGCACCTGCTGGGGCACAGCCTCGGCGGTGTGATCGCGTGTGGCTGCGCCATCCGCTTCGGCGGTATGGACGGACTGGTTCTCTCGGCGCCGGGCTTTCGCGGCGGCGCCGAGCCCGGCGCGCTGGAGCGCTGGCTGGTGCAGCGGCTGGTGCGGCTGGCGCCGCGCCTGTCGCTGCCGAACCGGATCAATCCGCGCTGGTTGAGCCGGGATGAGACGGTGGTGGCCGATTACCGCGCCGATCCCCTGGTTCACAACCGGGTCACGGTCCAGTGGTTCTGTGCCTTCCTGCGCGAGCGCGAGTTCCTGCAGCCGCGTCTCGCGCAAATTACCTTGCCCTGCCTGGTGCTGCTGCCGGACGGCGATCTGGCCGTGGATCCGCGCACTACCCGTACCTGGTTCGACTTGCTCGGGAGCGATTGCAAGCGTCTGCACAGTTTTGCCGGTGCCTACCACGAGCTGTTTAATGAAGTGGAGGAGGGGCCGGTGGCGCGGGAGTTGCTGCTGCAGTACCTGAAGGCACAGCTGCCGGCGCCGCAGGCAGCGGCCTCCAGCTGAAGCTCGCGACGCGAAGGGCCGTGAAATACCCCGTCAACCGTTGTACTATACGCGGTCATTTTTGACCCGCGGTAGATTGGGTGGAGCATGGAGTCCATGGATAAGAAGTTGCTGAGTCTGTTGGTGTGCCCGGTGAGCAAGGCACCCCTCGAGTATCACGAAGATACTCAGGAGCTGGTGTGCAAGGCCAGCGGCCTGGCTTACCCGGTGCGCGACGGCATCCCGGTGATGCTGGAATCCGAGGCGCGCCCACTCACGGCCGAGGAAAAGCTGGAGAAGTGACTTCCGAGCCCAGCGTCTTCAGCAGGATCGTCGCCGGTGATATCGAGGTGCCGCGCCTCTACGAGGACGACCAGTGCATCGTCATCCGCGACCGCTCGCCGCAGGCGCCTACCCACCTGCTGATTATTCCGCACAAGCCGCTGGTCAATCTGTCCGATACCGAAGTCGCCGATAAACCGCTGCTCGGCCACCTGATGTGGGTAGCCGCAGAAGTAGCGCGCCGGCAGGGGCTGGAGGGCTTCCGCCTGGTGGTTAACAATGGCCGCGCGGCGGGGCAGACGGTCTTTCACCTGCATATACACCTGCTGGCACAGCGCGAGATGCGCGAGCAGGGGCTGGCTGACTAGCTGGCAAGCCGTTATTGGCCGCCTGTAAAACGAATATTGATTAACGAAGTGGAATTACGCTGGATGAAGAGTGCAGAGATTCGCGACGCTTTCCTGAATTACTTTGCCGAACAGGGCCACACCATTGTGCCCTCCAGTTCGCTGGTGCCCGGTAACGACCCGACGCTGATGTTCACCAATGCCGGTATGGTGCAGTTCAAGGACACCTTCCTCGGCCAGGAGCAGCGCCCCTACAACCGCGCCACCAGCTCCCAGCGCTGCGTGCGCGCCGGCGGCAAGCACAACGACCTGGAAAATGTCGGCTACACCGCCCGCCACCACACCTTCTTCGAAATGCTGGGCAACTTCAGTTTCGGCGATTACTTCAAGCGCGACGCCATCCGCTTTGCGTGGGAGTTCCTGACCAAGGTGCTGGGGCTGCCGGAAGAGCGCCTGTGGGTCACCGTGCATATCAGTGATGACGAGGCTGCGGATATCTGGCTGAAGGAAATGGGCGTGTCGGCGGAGCGCTTCTCGCGCCTGGACGAGGACAACTTCTGGCAGATGGGCGACACCGGCCCCTGTGGCCCCAGTTCCGAGATCTTCTACGACCACGGTGCAGACGTGCCCGGTGGCCCGCCCGGTTCCGACAACGATGACCTCGACCGCTATATCGAGATCTGGAACCTAGTGTTCATGCAGTACGAGCGCACTGCCGACGGCGAGCTGCACCCGCTGCCGAAACCGTCCGTGGATACCGGCATGGGCCTCGAGCGCATCGCCGCGGTGATGCAGAACGTTCATTCGAACTACGAGATCGACCTGTTCCAGGCGCTGCTCAAGGCTGCTGGCGACATCGTCGGCTGCAGCGATCTGGAAGAGAAGTCCCTGCGCGTGATCGCCGACCATATCCGCTCCTGCGCCTTCCTGATTGCCGACGGTGTGCTGCCGTCCAATGAGGGGCGCGGCTATGTACTGCGCCGCATCATCCGCCGCGCCGTGCGCCACGGGCACAAACTGGGCCACGAGCAGATCTTCTTCTACAAACTGGTGGCGGCGCTGGCCGAGCAGATGGGCGACGCCTACCCGGAGCTGCGCGACAAACGCGAGCAGATCGAAAATGCCCTGCGCAAGGAAGAAGAGCAATTCGCCAAGACCCTCGATAAGGGTATGGCGCTGCTGGAGGAGGGGCTCGCCTCCCTCGAGGGCAACGAGATTCCCGGTGAACTGGTATTCGCGCTGTACGACACCTACGGTTTCCCGGTAGACCTGACCCAGGATATCGCCCGCGAACGCGGCCTGAACCTGGATATGGCCGGCTACGAGGCGGCCATGGAAGCCCAGCGCGAACGCGCGCGTGCCGCCGGCAAGTTCAAGCAGGACTACACCGAGGCCCTGAATCTGGACGGCGCTACCGAGTTTGTCGGTTACGACACCACCGAAGCGGCGGGCACTGTGGTGGCCATCGTCAAGGATGGCGAGCAGGTTGAACGGCTGGCCGAGGGCGAAGAGGGCGCGATTGTGCTCGAGCGCACCCCCTTCTATGCGGAATCCGGTGGCCAGGTGGGCGACAGCGGCTACTTGAGTGCCGGCGACAACCGCTTCGAAGTGCGCGACTGCAGCAAGCAGGGCGCCCACCATCTGCACCTGGGTAAGGTGTTGGCGGGCGGTATCGCTGTCGGTGACAAGCTGGAGGCCAGAGTCAGTGCCGAAGTGCGCCAGGCCACCGCATTGAACCATTCCGCCACCCACCTGCTGCACGCCGCGCTGCGCAAGGTGCTGGGCGAACATGTGACCCAGAAGGGCTCGCTGGTGGATTCCGAGCGGCTGCGCTTCGACTTCTCCCATCCCGAGGCGGTCACCGCCAAGCAGCTGCACGCGATCGAGTCGCTGGTCAACGCACAGATCCGCGCCAACAGCCCGGTGCACACCGAGGAAACTGATATCGAAAGCGCCAAGCAGAAGGGCGCCATGGCCCTGTTTGGCGAGAAGTACGGCGACAGCGTGCGTGTACTGTCCATGGGGGAAATCAATGACGGCAGCGCCTTCTCGGTGGAGCTCTGTGGCGGAACCCATGTGCAGCGCACCGGCGATATCGGCCTGTTGCGCATCGTCAGCGAGAGCGGCATCGCCTCCGGGCAGCGCCGCATTGAGGCGGTGACCGGCGCCCACGCCCTGGCCCTGTTTGATCAGGCGCAGCAGCGCCTCGAGCACACCGCCGCGCTGCTCAAGACGCGCCCGGACACGCTCGCCGACAAGGTGGAGCAGCTGCTGGCCAACAACCGCAAGCTGGAAAAGGAGCTGGCGCAGCTGAAGACCAAACTGGCCAGTGGCGCCGGCGGCGACCTGTCCAGCCAGGCGGTGGAAGTGGCCGGCTTCAAGTTGCTGGCGGCGTCTATCGACGGCGCCGATCCCAAATCGCTGCGCGATCTCGCCGACCAGATGAAGAACAAGCTGGGTAGCGGCGTGGTATTGCTGGCGGCGCCGGGCGACGACAAGGTCGCCCTGGTGGCGGCCGTCACCAAGGACCTGACCAAGCGCGTGGCCGCCGGCGATCTGATGCGCTTTGCCGCCGGCAGGCTCGGCGGCAAGGGCGGTGGGCGACCGGATATGGCCCAGGGCGGCGGCACCGATATCGCGGCACTGCCGGAATTGTTGAAGGAAGTGCCAGGTTGGATAGAGCAGCAAGTGGCGGCCAGCTGAGTTGAATCTGGTATTTTGCGGCCGCAAGATCCCCGTTTTCGCTCTACGGGATCTTAACGGCCACTTGGTACTGGTTTATTTCGGTCAAGATGGCCGGAATTGACCGGAGCCAAGTTGATTTCGCCGATGTTTGGTGATTTAGTGCGCGACTTGCGCGAACTGGTACAAGACGCGTGAGACTAGGCGAGCCCGCCAACCATGTGGCGGGCGAGTAGTAAGGAAACACTGAAAGCGATGAGTTTGTTCGTGCAGAAATACGGCGGCACCTCAGTGGGCTCGATCGAGCGCATTGAAGCTGTGGCCGACAAGGTGGCGTCATTCCGCGCCCAGGGGCACGAGATGGTCGTGGTGCTGTCCGCCATGAGTGGTGAGACTAACCGCCTGGTCGATCTCGCCCACCAGATTCAGGAACATCCGGACCCGCGTGAAATGGATGTGCTGGTGTCTACCGGTGAGCAGGTCACTATTGCGCTGCTCAGCATGGCGCTGAAAAAGCGCGGCTATGACGCTTGTTCCTATACCGGGGGGCAGGTCAAGATTCTTACCGACAACGCGCATACCAAGGCGCGCATCCAGCGTATTGACGTCGAGCGTATGCGCCGCGACCTGGATGCCGGCCGCGTCGTCGTGGTGGCGGGCTTCCAGGGAGTGGATGACGACGGCAATATCACCACCCTTGGCCGCGGTGGATCCGATACCACCGGTGTTGCGCTGGCTGCGGCGCTACAGGCCACCGAGTGCCAGATCTATACCGACGTTGACGGTGTGTATACCACCGACCCGCGCG
This region of Microbulbifer sp. SAOS-129_SWC genomic DNA includes:
- the glpK gene encoding glycerol kinase GlpK, with product MILSIDQGTTGTTAFVFDSSGALRGRSYSEFPQYYPRPGWVEHNASEIWEVTLRVCAAALERAGIGAAELTAIGITNQRETTVLWDRRTGEPVCPAIVWQCRRSAEICAELQRAGKAGWLRQKTGLVLDPYFSASKLQWLFREQPELLARARAGELCFGTIDSWLIWKMSGGRAHLTDHSNASRTLLYNLEQRCWDPDLLALFGCPEAVLPQIRPSAGRFTTTDAEAFLGATVDICGVAGDQQAALFGQGCTRPGSVKNTYGTGCFMLACAGEERPVAPPGLLTTIACGPDGGPLYALEGAVFHAGSAVQWLRDELGVIREAADTETIAHRIPDTRGVYLVPAFSGLGAPHWDPHARGTICGLTRGAGKAELVRATLESIAYQSEELAQLMGEALGVGISHIRADGGASANNFLMQFQADISRVRVERPRQIESTAVGAALLAGIGAGLWSADALPGCLRELERDFVPQMAEARRDQLLQGWQKAVAACRAF
- a CDS encoding class I fructose-bisphosphate aldolase, whose protein sequence is MSVIDEMQATIAEMVDGRRGILAADESSGTIAKRFDAIGVESSEENRRFYRSRLLSAEGLGDYVCGVILFEETLSQADDAGIPLPQVAAAQKIVPGIKVDKGKGPLPGAPGDMITYGLDGLAERLDGYKQQGARFAKWREVYPIGPSNPSRLGLTANAEMLARYAAVCQAQGVVPIVEPEVLIDGEHSIEQAAEVNEVVWHEVFHALHRHGVVLELMILKPSMVTPGKECAKAPPEQVAEYTLRSLRRAVPAAVPSINFLSGGQGPEEATVNLNALNQLWQSPWQLSFSYGRALQEPALKAWGGDAANGPAAQDALLKRARLNHLAMLGDYEPSLEAD
- a CDS encoding lysophospholipase; the encoded protein is MEFVSRGHRLHYRRWWVEGALGAVVISHGLGEHSGRYRALARTLNGAGFSVYALDHFGHGESEGRRGHIEDFAHYSEDLYHFLRVVRQEMDSEPRAGGGRPLHLLGHSLGGVIACGCAIRFGGMDGLVLSAPGFRGGAEPGALERWLVQRLVRLAPRLSLPNRINPRWLSRDETVVADYRADPLVHNRVTVQWFCAFLREREFLQPRLAQITLPCLVLLPDGDLAVDPRTTRTWFDLLGSDCKRLHSFAGAYHELFNEVEEGPVARELLLQYLKAQLPAPQAAASS
- a CDS encoding Trm112 family protein, whose product is MDKKLLSLLVCPVSKAPLEYHEDTQELVCKASGLAYPVRDGIPVMLESEARPLTAEEKLEK
- a CDS encoding histidine triad nucleotide-binding protein, which gives rise to MTSEPSVFSRIVAGDIEVPRLYEDDQCIVIRDRSPQAPTHLLIIPHKPLVNLSDTEVADKPLLGHLMWVAAEVARRQGLEGFRLVVNNGRAAGQTVFHLHIHLLAQREMREQGLAD
- the alaS gene encoding alanine--tRNA ligase, yielding MKSAEIRDAFLNYFAEQGHTIVPSSSLVPGNDPTLMFTNAGMVQFKDTFLGQEQRPYNRATSSQRCVRAGGKHNDLENVGYTARHHTFFEMLGNFSFGDYFKRDAIRFAWEFLTKVLGLPEERLWVTVHISDDEAADIWLKEMGVSAERFSRLDEDNFWQMGDTGPCGPSSEIFYDHGADVPGGPPGSDNDDLDRYIEIWNLVFMQYERTADGELHPLPKPSVDTGMGLERIAAVMQNVHSNYEIDLFQALLKAAGDIVGCSDLEEKSLRVIADHIRSCAFLIADGVLPSNEGRGYVLRRIIRRAVRHGHKLGHEQIFFYKLVAALAEQMGDAYPELRDKREQIENALRKEEEQFAKTLDKGMALLEEGLASLEGNEIPGELVFALYDTYGFPVDLTQDIARERGLNLDMAGYEAAMEAQRERARAAGKFKQDYTEALNLDGATEFVGYDTTEAAGTVVAIVKDGEQVERLAEGEEGAIVLERTPFYAESGGQVGDSGYLSAGDNRFEVRDCSKQGAHHLHLGKVLAGGIAVGDKLEARVSAEVRQATALNHSATHLLHAALRKVLGEHVTQKGSLVDSERLRFDFSHPEAVTAKQLHAIESLVNAQIRANSPVHTEETDIESAKQKGAMALFGEKYGDSVRVLSMGEINDGSAFSVELCGGTHVQRTGDIGLLRIVSESGIASGQRRIEAVTGAHALALFDQAQQRLEHTAALLKTRPDTLADKVEQLLANNRKLEKELAQLKTKLASGAGGDLSSQAVEVAGFKLLAASIDGADPKSLRDLADQMKNKLGSGVVLLAAPGDDKVALVAAVTKDLTKRVAAGDLMRFAAGRLGGKGGGRPDMAQGGGTDIAALPELLKEVPGWIEQQVAAS